A stretch of the Streptomyces ortus genome encodes the following:
- a CDS encoding GMC family oxidoreductase, protein MPENEPEPEHTYDYVVIGGGTAGSVIASRLTENPDVTVAVIEGGPSDVDRDDVLTLRRWMGLLGGELDYDYPTTEQPRGNSHIRHSRARVLGGCSSHNTLIAFKPLPSDWDEWEAAGAEGWGSVPMEAYFPRLRNNIVPVDEKDRNAIARDFVDAAQAALGVPRVEGFNKKPFTEGVGFFDLAYHPETNKRSSASVAYLHPVMDERPNLHLYLETWAHRLELDGTRARGVHVTTKDGGELLVRARREVLLCAGAVDSPRLLLHSGVGPREDLEALGIPVVHDLPGVGENLLDHPESVIVWETDGPIPENSAMDSDAGLFVRRDPEREGPDLMFHFYQIPFTDNPERLGYERPEHGVSMTPNIPKPRSRGRLYLTSADPAEKPALDFRYFTDEDDYDGRTLVDGIRIAREIAEAEPLAHWLTREVCPGPDVTGDEELSEYARKVAHTVYHPAGTCRMGAADDRLAVVDPELRVRGLDGLRIADASVFPTMPAVNPMIGVLMVGEKCVDLLGGGA, encoded by the coding sequence ATGCCCGAAAACGAGCCCGAGCCCGAGCACACGTACGACTACGTCGTCATCGGCGGCGGTACCGCGGGGTCCGTCATCGCCTCTCGCCTCACCGAGAACCCCGACGTCACCGTCGCCGTCATCGAGGGCGGCCCCAGCGACGTGGACCGTGACGACGTCCTGACCCTGCGCCGCTGGATGGGCCTGCTCGGCGGGGAGCTCGACTACGACTACCCGACGACCGAGCAGCCGCGCGGCAACTCGCACATCCGGCACAGCCGCGCCCGGGTCCTCGGCGGCTGCTCCTCGCACAACACCCTCATCGCGTTCAAGCCGCTGCCGTCCGACTGGGACGAGTGGGAGGCGGCGGGCGCCGAGGGCTGGGGTTCGGTCCCCATGGAGGCGTACTTCCCGCGTCTGCGCAACAACATCGTCCCGGTCGACGAGAAGGACCGGAACGCCATCGCCCGCGACTTCGTGGACGCGGCGCAGGCCGCGCTCGGCGTGCCGCGCGTGGAGGGCTTCAACAAGAAGCCGTTCACCGAGGGCGTCGGTTTCTTCGACCTCGCGTACCACCCGGAGACCAACAAGCGCTCCAGCGCGTCCGTCGCGTACCTGCACCCCGTCATGGACGAGCGGCCCAACCTCCACCTGTACCTGGAGACCTGGGCGCACAGGCTGGAACTGGACGGCACCCGGGCCCGCGGGGTCCACGTGACGACGAAGGACGGCGGTGAACTCCTCGTACGGGCCCGTCGCGAGGTCCTGCTGTGCGCCGGCGCCGTCGACTCGCCCCGGCTGCTGCTGCACTCCGGTGTCGGGCCGCGCGAGGACCTCGAAGCGCTCGGCATCCCCGTGGTCCACGACCTGCCGGGTGTCGGCGAGAACCTGCTCGACCACCCCGAGTCGGTCATCGTCTGGGAGACGGACGGGCCGATCCCGGAGAACTCCGCGATGGACTCCGACGCGGGTCTGTTCGTACGGCGGGACCCCGAACGGGAGGGCCCCGACCTGATGTTCCACTTCTACCAGATCCCGTTCACGGACAATCCGGAGCGCCTCGGGTACGAACGCCCCGAGCACGGCGTCTCGATGACCCCGAACATCCCCAAGCCGCGCAGCCGTGGCCGCCTGTATCTGACCAGCGCCGACCCGGCCGAGAAGCCCGCCCTCGACTTCCGCTACTTCACGGACGAGGACGACTACGACGGCCGCACGCTCGTCGACGGCATCCGGATCGCCCGCGAGATCGCCGAGGCCGAGCCGCTGGCGCACTGGCTCACGCGTGAGGTGTGCCCCGGCCCTGACGTCACCGGCGACGAGGAGTTGAGCGAGTACGCGCGCAAGGTCGCCCACACGGTGTACCACCCGGCGGGCACCTGCCGGATGGGCGCGGCGGACGACCGGCTCGCCGTCGTGGACCCCGAGTTGCGGGTCCGCGGCCTCGACGGCCTCAGGATCGCCGACGCGTCCGTCTTTCCGACCATGCCCGCCGTGAACCCGATGATCGGGGTGCTCATGGTCGGCGAGAAGTGCGTGGACCTGCTGGGAGGCGGTGCGTGA
- a CDS encoding quaternary amine ABC transporter ATP-binding protein yields MSTTIPVQEAAAESTGAENAEPVFSVDGLWKVFGPKADRVPADPGLAALSAAELRSRTGCTAAVRDVSFDVRKGEVFVVMGLSGSGKSTLVRCLTRLIEPTAGTIAIDGEDVRAMDRARLRELRRHRAAMVFQHFGLLPHRSVLDNVAYGLEVQGVPKRERRAKAREVVAKVGLEGMEQRRPGQLSGGQQQRVGLARALAVDPEVLLFDEPFSALDPMIRRDMQEEVIRLHGEEGRTMVFITHDLNEALRLGDRIALMRDGRIVQLGTPEEIVGSPADDYVREFVRDVPREQVMTVRRAMRAASAQEAGEGPALSPEATVSQAIEAVARSGQTARVVDQGRCLGVVDSDALLEVVAGTTTRSAGSAGSAGPTGSAGSAESAESAGSAESAGSAREGVA; encoded by the coding sequence ATGAGTACGACGATCCCCGTTCAGGAGGCCGCCGCCGAGAGCACGGGCGCGGAGAACGCCGAACCCGTCTTCTCCGTCGACGGCCTGTGGAAGGTCTTCGGCCCCAAGGCCGACCGTGTCCCCGCCGACCCCGGGCTCGCCGCCCTCTCCGCCGCCGAACTCCGGTCCCGTACCGGCTGTACGGCCGCCGTCCGGGACGTGAGCTTCGATGTGCGCAAGGGCGAGGTCTTCGTCGTCATGGGCCTGTCCGGCTCGGGCAAGTCCACCCTCGTACGCTGTCTGACCCGGCTCATCGAGCCGACCGCCGGCACGATCGCCATCGACGGCGAGGACGTGCGCGCGATGGACCGGGCACGGCTGCGCGAACTGCGCCGCCACCGTGCCGCGATGGTCTTCCAGCACTTCGGCCTGCTGCCGCACCGTTCCGTGCTCGACAACGTCGCGTACGGCCTTGAGGTCCAGGGCGTGCCGAAGCGTGAGCGGCGGGCGAAGGCGCGGGAGGTCGTCGCGAAGGTCGGCCTCGAAGGCATGGAGCAGCGCAGGCCCGGCCAGCTCTCGGGCGGCCAGCAGCAGCGGGTGGGACTCGCGCGGGCGCTGGCGGTGGATCCCGAGGTCCTGCTCTTCGATGAACCGTTCAGTGCTCTCGATCCGATGATCAGGCGAGACATGCAGGAGGAGGTGATCCGGTTGCACGGCGAGGAGGGCCGCACGATGGTGTTCATCACGCACGACCTGAACGAGGCGCTGCGCCTGGGCGACCGGATCGCCCTCATGCGCGACGGCCGCATCGTCCAGCTGGGCACGCCCGAGGAGATCGTGGGCTCGCCCGCCGACGACTATGTACGCGAGTTCGTCCGGGACGTGCCGCGCGAGCAGGTCATGACGGTCCGCAGGGCCATGCGGGCCGCGTCGGCGCAGGAGGCCGGGGAGGGTCCGGCGCTGTCGCCGGAGGCCACGGTCTCGCAGGCCATCGAGGCGGTCGCGCGCTCGGGACAGACCGCCCGCGTGGTGGACCAGGGACGCTGCCTCGGAGTGGTGGACTCGGACGCGCTGCTGGAGGTGGTGGCGGGGACGACCACCCGGTCCGCGGGATCGGCCGGGTCTGCGGGGCCTACAGGGTCCGCCGGGTCCGCCGAGTCCGCGGAGTCCGCAGGGTCCGCGGAGTCCGCAGGGTCGGCTCGCGAGGGGGTGGCCTGA
- a CDS encoding ABC transporter permease, translated as MATATAPASRTGLPGLLGFLRRPAVGKLVLLAVVAAVLVPLADARWASGSWPAALTVDLTEPLGRASTWIIDNRDSHPLFLHFFGHVSNAVVLSVRAVYLVLLAAGWAGVTAAAALVAWRVAGTRLALGTAAAVLTCGLLGMWVPTMQTLALMVIAVLVSVALGALLGLAAGLSDRTYRALRPVLDTMQVLPAFAYLLPVVLVFGIGVPAAVLATVVYAAPPMARLTALGLRGADAGVMEAVESLGTTARQRLFTARLPLARKELLLGLNQTIMMALSMAVIASVIGAGGLGDRVYQALASVDVGAALAAGIPIVLLAIVLDRVTAAAGSAGSAGEGREGGGSRWTGWKGWPGWVLAAVTALAVAVAARLAGRLDWPETWIVHIAEPVNRAVDWMTDHLYSGVPYVGGTADWAAHFTTGVLNPVRDGLQWLPWWAVLLTVAALAWLIGTWRTALTAVLAMAAIGVLGVWQPSLDTLSQVLAAVAVTLVLGFGTAVAAARSERCERLLRPVLDVFQTMPQFVYLIPVVALFGVGRAPAVAAAVVYALPAVVRITTQGLRHVDPAAMESSRSMGATGWQQLRQVQLPLARPALLLAVNQGVVLVLAVVIIGGLVGGGALGYDVVFGLAQGDLATGLVAGAAIVCLGLMLDRVTQPTRGRTKKGA; from the coding sequence ATGGCCACTGCCACCGCTCCCGCTTCCCGTACGGGCCTGCCCGGCCTCCTCGGCTTCCTCAGGCGCCCGGCCGTCGGCAAGCTCGTCCTGCTCGCCGTCGTCGCGGCCGTCCTCGTCCCGCTGGCCGACGCCCGCTGGGCGAGCGGCAGTTGGCCGGCCGCCCTCACGGTCGACCTCACCGAACCCCTCGGCCGGGCCAGCACCTGGATCATCGACAACCGCGACAGCCACCCGCTGTTCCTCCACTTCTTCGGACACGTGTCGAACGCGGTCGTCCTGTCCGTCCGCGCCGTCTACCTCGTCCTGCTGGCCGCGGGCTGGGCGGGCGTCACAGCGGCGGCGGCCCTGGTCGCCTGGCGGGTGGCCGGGACGCGGCTCGCGCTCGGCACGGCCGCCGCGGTCCTGACCTGCGGGCTGCTCGGTATGTGGGTGCCCACCATGCAGACCCTCGCGCTCATGGTGATCGCGGTCCTCGTGTCCGTCGCCCTGGGCGCGCTGCTCGGCCTCGCCGCCGGGCTCTCCGACCGTACGTACCGCGCACTGCGACCCGTCCTCGACACCATGCAGGTGCTCCCGGCCTTCGCCTACCTCCTGCCGGTCGTCCTCGTCTTCGGCATCGGTGTCCCGGCCGCGGTGCTCGCCACCGTCGTGTACGCGGCCCCGCCCATGGCCCGCCTCACCGCGCTGGGGCTGCGCGGCGCCGACGCCGGGGTGATGGAGGCCGTCGAGTCCCTGGGTACCACCGCGCGGCAGCGGCTGTTCACGGCCCGGCTGCCGCTCGCCCGCAAGGAACTCCTGCTGGGCCTCAACCAGACCATCATGATGGCCCTGTCGATGGCCGTCATCGCGTCTGTCATCGGCGCGGGCGGCCTCGGTGACCGCGTCTACCAGGCACTGGCCTCGGTCGACGTGGGCGCCGCGCTCGCCGCGGGCATCCCGATCGTGCTGCTCGCGATCGTCCTGGACCGGGTGACGGCGGCGGCGGGCTCGGCGGGCTCGGCGGGGGAGGGGCGCGAAGGGGGCGGCTCCCGTTGGACCGGCTGGAAGGGTTGGCCCGGCTGGGTCCTGGCCGCCGTCACCGCACTGGCCGTCGCGGTCGCCGCACGTCTGGCCGGCCGGCTCGACTGGCCCGAGACCTGGATCGTGCACATCGCCGAACCGGTGAACCGCGCGGTCGACTGGATGACGGACCACCTCTACTCCGGCGTCCCCTACGTCGGCGGCACCGCCGACTGGGCGGCGCACTTCACCACCGGCGTCCTGAACCCGGTCCGCGACGGCCTGCAGTGGCTGCCCTGGTGGGCGGTCCTGCTGACCGTCGCCGCGCTCGCCTGGCTGATCGGCACCTGGCGCACCGCGCTGACCGCCGTCCTCGCGATGGCCGCGATCGGGGTGCTCGGCGTGTGGCAGCCGTCCCTCGACACGCTGTCGCAGGTCCTCGCGGCGGTCGCGGTCACCCTCGTCCTCGGCTTCGGGACCGCCGTCGCGGCGGCCAGGAGCGAGCGCTGCGAACGCCTCCTGCGCCCCGTCCTGGACGTCTTCCAGACGATGCCGCAGTTCGTCTACCTCATACCCGTCGTGGCGCTCTTCGGCGTCGGCCGGGCCCCCGCGGTCGCCGCCGCGGTCGTCTACGCGCTGCCCGCCGTCGTCCGCATCACCACGCAGGGGCTGCGCCACGTGGACCCGGCGGCCATGGAGTCCTCGCGTTCCATGGGCGCGACCGGCTGGCAGCAACTGCGCCAGGTGCAGCTGCCGCTGGCCCGCCCCGCGCTGCTGCTCGCCGTGAACCAGGGCGTCGTCCTCGTCCTCGCCGTCGTCATCATCGGCGGTCTGGTCGGCGGTGGAGCGCTCGGTTACGACGTCGTGTTCGGCCTCGCCCAGGGCGACCTGGCCACGGGGCTCGTGGCCGGCGCGGCGATCGTCTGCCTCGGCCTGATGCTCGACCGGGTCACGCAACCGACGCGTGGCCGTACGAAGAAGGGAGCCTGA
- a CDS encoding ABC transporter substrate-binding protein: protein MRTRVTRTRGALAIGCSLLVLSTGCGAADMTKQSSPFANAQGARTVTLSTQSWVGAQANVAVAQYVLEHELGYRVDTVQVDEVPAWDALSQGRVDAILEDWGHPEQQQRYVEDKKTIVDGGGLGVTGHIGWFVPTYFAKQHPDVTNWKNLNKYADRLRTAESGGKGQLLDGSPSYVTNDKALVKNLDLDFQVVFAGSEAAQITQMRQFAKEKKPFLTYWYSPQWLFEKVPMTEVKLPAYEEGCDADPEAVACAYPHTPLRKYLNADFAKSGGRAAAFLKKFKWTTEDQNEVSLLIADQKLSPEEAAKRWMSSHEQTWRKWLPQ from the coding sequence ATGCGTACGCGTGTGACACGGACAAGGGGCGCGCTCGCGATCGGCTGCTCCTTGCTGGTGCTGTCGACCGGCTGCGGAGCCGCCGACATGACCAAGCAGTCCTCGCCCTTCGCCAACGCGCAGGGTGCGAGGACCGTGACCCTCTCCACGCAGTCCTGGGTCGGGGCGCAGGCCAACGTGGCCGTCGCGCAGTACGTGCTGGAGCACGAACTGGGCTATCGCGTCGACACCGTCCAGGTCGACGAGGTGCCCGCGTGGGACGCGCTCAGCCAGGGCAGGGTCGACGCGATCCTGGAGGACTGGGGGCACCCCGAGCAGCAACAGCGGTACGTCGAGGACAAGAAGACCATCGTCGACGGCGGCGGTCTCGGGGTCACCGGGCACATCGGCTGGTTCGTACCGACGTACTTCGCGAAGCAGCACCCCGACGTGACGAACTGGAAGAACCTGAACAAGTACGCGGACCGGTTGCGCACCGCCGAGAGCGGCGGCAAGGGGCAGTTGCTCGACGGCTCACCGTCCTACGTCACGAACGACAAGGCGCTGGTGAAGAACCTGGACCTCGACTTCCAGGTGGTGTTCGCCGGTTCGGAGGCGGCGCAGATCACGCAGATGCGGCAGTTCGCCAAGGAGAAGAAGCCGTTTCTCACGTACTGGTACTCGCCGCAGTGGCTCTTCGAGAAGGTGCCGATGACGGAGGTGAAGCTGCCCGCGTACGAGGAGGGCTGCGACGCGGATCCGGAGGCGGTCGCCTGCGCGTACCCGCACACGCCGCTCCGCAAGTACCTCAACGCGGACTTCGCGAAGTCCGGCGGCAGGGCCGCCGCGTTCCTGAAGAAGTTCAAGTGGACAACGGAGGACCAGAACGAGGTCTCCCTCCTGATAGCGGACCAAAAACTCTCCCCGGAGGAAGCGGCAAAGAGGTGGATGAGCTCGCATGAGCAAACATGGAGGAAATGGCTACCCCAGTAA
- a CDS encoding carboxymuconolactone decarboxylase family protein has protein sequence MTTTENDTAKDTSYASEDTPRLQWAKFAPEVYKAMVRLDAAARRGVDPVLLELVKIRTSQLNHCAFCLDMHTKDAFAAGESVERIVQLNAWEESRHFYTEKELAALALTEAVTVLTDGFVPDEVFETAARHFDEAELSQLLASITVINAWNRFGVSCRLVPGHYTAGQHA, from the coding sequence ATGACGACGACGGAGAACGACACCGCGAAGGACACCTCGTACGCCTCCGAGGACACCCCCCGACTGCAGTGGGCGAAGTTCGCCCCCGAGGTCTACAAGGCGATGGTCCGGCTGGACGCGGCGGCGCGGCGGGGTGTCGACCCTGTGCTGCTGGAGCTGGTGAAGATCCGCACCTCGCAGCTGAACCACTGTGCGTTCTGCCTCGACATGCATACGAAGGACGCGTTCGCGGCGGGTGAGAGCGTCGAGCGGATCGTGCAGCTCAACGCGTGGGAGGAGTCGCGGCACTTCTACACGGAGAAGGAGTTGGCGGCGCTCGCGCTGACCGAGGCCGTGACGGTGCTGACGGACGGCTTCGTCCCGGACGAGGTGTTCGAGACCGCCGCGCGGCACTTCGACGAGGCCGAACTGTCCCAGTTGCTCGCCTCGATCACGGTGATCAACGCGTGGAATCGGTTCGGCGTGAGCTGTCGCCTTGTGCCGGGGCACTATACGGCGGGGCAGCACGCGTGA
- a CDS encoding PLP-dependent aminotransferase family protein has product MAGSWATFGVDLHVDVARTGSGLRRGLTDALREAVRGGRLAPGVRLPSSRSLAADLGIARNTVADAYADLVAEGWLTARQGSGTRVAQRDVPVPASPTRRPRSPRGPAYDLVPGTPDLASFPRGEWLKAYRRALTAAPNDALGYGDPRGRVELRTALAGYLARARGVRADPEHILICSGFVHGLILLGEVLRRRGARTLAVESYGLDVHWDLIERAGLESVPLPFDELGTRTDDLAERGRGSGARAGGGTLGGVLLTPAHQFPMGVPLRPERRAAVVDWARRTGGLILEDDYDGEFRYDRQPVGALQGLDPDRVVYFGTASKALAPGLRLGWLVLPPDVAPEVMAAKGGADWSCGVLDQLTLAEFITSGAYDRHVRASRLRYRRRRDQLVTALAARAPSVTATGIAAGFHAVLRLPPGTEQSVVRAAAWHGLAAHGLTRYRHPAATLPPTDALVVGYGTPSDSGWPGALETLCAALP; this is encoded by the coding sequence ATGGCTGGATCTTGGGCCACTTTCGGAGTGGATCTGCATGTCGACGTGGCGCGTACCGGCTCCGGCCTGCGCAGAGGCCTCACGGACGCGCTGCGGGAGGCGGTGCGCGGCGGACGGCTCGCACCGGGCGTCCGGCTGCCGTCCTCCCGCTCCCTCGCCGCCGACCTCGGCATCGCCCGCAACACGGTCGCCGACGCGTACGCGGACCTCGTCGCCGAGGGCTGGCTCACCGCACGCCAGGGCTCGGGCACGCGGGTGGCGCAGCGGGACGTACCGGTCCCGGCCTCGCCGACGCGCAGGCCCCGGTCACCCCGGGGGCCCGCGTACGACCTGGTCCCCGGCACCCCTGACCTCGCCTCCTTCCCGCGCGGGGAGTGGCTCAAGGCCTACCGCCGGGCCCTCACCGCGGCACCGAACGACGCCCTCGGCTACGGGGATCCGCGCGGCCGTGTCGAACTGCGCACCGCCCTCGCCGGCTACCTCGCCCGAGCCCGTGGCGTACGCGCCGACCCCGAGCACATCCTCATCTGCTCGGGTTTCGTCCACGGGCTGATCCTGCTCGGGGAGGTGCTGCGGCGGCGGGGCGCGCGGACGCTCGCGGTGGAGTCGTACGGCCTCGACGTGCACTGGGACCTGATCGAGCGAGCGGGGCTGGAATCGGTGCCGCTGCCGTTCGACGAACTGGGCACGCGGACGGACGACCTGGCCGAACGCGGGCGTGGGAGCGGTGCACGCGCCGGCGGCGGCACCCTGGGCGGGGTGCTGCTCACGCCCGCCCACCAGTTCCCCATGGGCGTGCCGCTGCGCCCCGAGCGCCGAGCCGCCGTCGTCGACTGGGCGCGGCGTACGGGCGGGCTGATCCTGGAGGACGACTACGACGGCGAGTTCCGTTACGACCGCCAGCCCGTGGGCGCGCTCCAGGGCCTCGACCCGGACCGCGTGGTGTACTTCGGCACCGCCAGCAAGGCGCTCGCGCCCGGCCTGCGCCTCGGCTGGCTGGTCCTGCCGCCGGACGTGGCGCCCGAGGTCATGGCGGCGAAGGGCGGCGCGGACTGGTCGTGCGGGGTCCTGGACCAGCTGACCCTGGCGGAGTTCATCACCTCGGGCGCGTACGACCGTCATGTGCGTGCCTCCCGCCTCCGTTACCGGCGCCGCCGCGACCAGCTCGTGACGGCCCTGGCGGCCCGCGCCCCGTCGGTCACGGCCACCGGTATCGCGGCCGGCTTCCACGCCGTGCTGCGGCTCCCGCCCGGCACCGAGCAGTCGGTGGTCCGCGCGGCGGCCTGGCACGGCCTGGCCGCCCACGGCCTGACCCGTTACCGCCACCCGGCGGCCACGCTCCCCCCGACGGACGCCCTGGTGGTCGGCTACGGAACCCCGTCGGACAGCGGCTGGCCGGGAGCACTGGAAACACTGTGCGCGGCGCTGCCCTAG